A window of the Coturnix japonica isolate 7356 chromosome 12, Coturnix japonica 2.1, whole genome shotgun sequence genome harbors these coding sequences:
- the NEK4 gene encoding serine/threonine-protein kinase Nek4 isoform X2: MYWPVSYLLPAFMSSFCSSKYVIKKLNLKQASSRERKAAEQEAQLLSQLKHPNIVAYRESWQGEDGLLYIVMGFCEGGDLYHRLKEQKGKLLPENQVVEWFVQIAMALQYLHEKHILHRDLKTQNVFLTRTNIIKVGDLGIARVLENQCDMASTLIGTPYYMSPELFSNKPYNYKSDVWALGCCVYEMATLKHAFNAKDMNSLVYRIIEGKLPPMPKDYSPQLVEIIQTMLSKKPEQRPSVKSILRQPYIKQQIALFLEATKMKAAKSQKQMAGSKLKDAASVVPVKNESHNKNVTPPNSSSERGRKCRVNEEDCAIKCKASKFCSSEEPAAELNTKPCSKDLINLGGSPATISEVNIDILPCEKRNFGSEKSSSEHIPESNKAKYANASGNSEIISSNPLMKTDGHQKKTNQAFKGGSVESKLPSADAVEDDDDTLKLLQPASKDQKQTDVDVVCHGASGDAQEKLTSQLQPRDSAHEPSLSRQRWQKKRELAEVCSEKFRAVSPQPLPSPTDVNVKTAQSCAEEHIAKISADSSSTKTSQNATVKERPLSARERRRLKQSREEMFPSVIPARRAGSSAVVEGKSRTANHVKVAQSSSDPSISQKSRVTHRLSDDELSSSTSSTEKSDGDSKEKKSSKSEVNELVQLMTWTLKTDPTENSECSVTSTPAPEFKLHRKYRDTLILHGKSPEESEDFKFEEVPSDMLPGPEKMRRMVEVLRSDVVRGLGVKLLERVYSIMEEEDEEKRELQLREQMGDKYVSYGVKVRHLKFLEENAQF; the protein is encoded by the exons atgtATTGGCCCGTGTCTTATCTCTTGCCAGCTTTTATGAGCAGTTTCTGTTCCAGTAAG TATGTCATCAAAAAGTTAAACCTGAAGCAGGCGTCCAGCCGGGAGAGGAAGGCAGCGGAGCAGGAGGCACAGCTGCTATCCCAGCTGAAACACCCCAACATAGTCGCCTACAGGGAGTCCTGGCAGGGGGAAGATGGACTGCTGTATATCGTTATGGGCTTCTGTGAAGGAGGAGACCTGTATCACAGACTCAAGGAGCAGAAGGGCAAACTTCTGCCAGAAAATCAGGTGGTAGAATGGTTTGTCCAGATTGCCATGGCACTGCAG TACTTAcatgaaaaacacattcttcACAGAGACCTTAAAACTCAAAACGTTTTTCTGACAAGAACAAATATAATCAAAGTGGGTGACCTGGGAATAGCCAGAGTGCTGGAAAACCAGTGTGACATGGCCAGCACTCTCATAGGCACTCCGTACTACATGAGCCCCGAGCTCTTTTCTAACAAACCCTACAACTACAAG TCTGATGTTTGGGCTTTAGGCTGCTGCGTCTATGAAATGGCCACACTGAAACACGCCTTTAATGCTAAAGACATGAACTCTTTGGTTTATCGAATCATTGAAGGAAAG CTGCCTCCCATGCCGAAGGATTACAGCCCACAGCTGGTGGAAATAATACAAACCATGCTCAGTAAAAAACCCGAGCAAAGGCCTAGTGTGAAAAGCATACTGAGACAGCCGTACATCAAGCAGCAAATTGCGCTGTTTTTGGAAGCTACAAAGAT gaAGGCAGCCAAAAGTCAGAAGCAAATGGCGGGTTCCAAACTTAAAGATGCTGCTTCTGTGGTCCCAGTGAAGAATGAATCTCATAACAAGAACGTTACACCCCCAAACAGCTCCTCTGAGCGAGGGAGGAAATGCAGAGTT AATGAGGAAGACTGTGCCATCAAATGTAAAGCCAGCAAGTTTTGTTCGTCAGAGGAaccagctgctgagctgaatACAAAACCATGCAGTAAGGATTTGATCAATCTGGGAGGCTCCCCAGCAACAATTAGTGAAGTGAATATTGATATCTTACCATGTGAAAAGAGAAACTTTGGAAGTGAAAAGAGTAGCAGTGAGCATATTCCAGAGAGTAATAAGGCAAAGTATGCAAATGCTTCAGGGAATTCTGAAATAATATCCAGCAATCCATTGATGAAAACTGATGGACatcagaaaaagacaaatcaaGCTTTTAAGGGGGGAAGTGTTGAGTCTAAGCTCCCATCTGCTGATGCTGTGGAAGATGATGATGACACTTTGAAACTCCTGCAGCCTGCATCGAAAGACCAAAAGCAGACTGATGTG gaTGTTGTCTGTCATGGAGCTTCAGGGGATGCTCAGGAAAAACTTACCTCTCAATTGCAGCCTCGTGATTCTGCTCATGAGCCTTCTCTCTCACGGCAGCgatggcagaagaaaagagagctgGCTGAAGTCTGTTCAGAGAAG ttCAGAGCGGTTTCTCCTCAGCCTTTACCTTCTCCTACTGATGTGAATGTAAagacagcacaaagctgtgcagaaGAGCATATTGCCAAAATCTCCGCAGATTCCAGTAGCACCAAAACCAGTCAAAATGCCACTGTAAAG GAGCGGCCTTTGTCAGCAAGAGAACGAAGGCGGCTGAAGCAGTCTCGGGAAGAGATGTTTCCCTCTG TGATCCCAGCAAGACGAGCAGGAAGTAGTGCAGTAGTTGAAGGAAAATCACGTACGGCAAATCATGTTAAAGTTGCTCAGTCTTCATCAGATCCCAGTATTTCTCAG AAAAGCAGAGTAACCCACCGCCTGTCTGATGATGAGCTAAGCTCTTCCACAAGCTCTACAGAGAAGTCTGATGGAGATTCCAAGGAGAA AAAAAGCAGTAAGAGTGAAGTGAATGAGCTGGTGCAGCTGATGACTTGGACACTGAAAACAGACCCTACAGAGAACTCTGAGTGCTCTGTAACCTCAACCCCAGCCCCAGAGTTTAAACTTCATAGGAAATACCGAGACACATTGATTTTGCATGGAAAATCACCTGAGGAATCAGAGGACTTCAAATTCGAAGAGGTTCCTTCAG ACATGTTACCAGGTCCTGAGAAGATGAGGAGAATGGTTGAAGTCCTGAGATCTGATGTGGTGCGAGGATTGGGAGTGAAACTTCTGGAGAGGGTGTACAGCATtatggaggaggaagatgaagagaagagagag ctgcagctgcGGGAGCAGATGGGAGACAAGTACGTGAGTTACGGTGTGAAGGTCCGGCACCTGAAATTCCTGGAGGAGAACGCGCAGTTCTGA
- the NEK4 gene encoding serine/threonine-protein kinase Nek4 isoform X4 — MGFCEGGDLYHRLKEQKGKLLPENQVVEWFVQIAMALQYLHEKHILHRDLKTQNVFLTRTNIIKVGDLGIARVLENQCDMASTLIGTPYYMSPELFSNKPYNYKSDVWALGCCVYEMATLKHAFNAKDMNSLVYRIIEGKLPPMPKDYSPQLVEIIQTMLSKKPEQRPSVKSILRQPYIKQQIALFLEATKMKAAKSQKQMAGSKLKDAASVVPVKNESHNKNVTPPNSSSERGRKCRVNEEDCAIKCKASKFCSSEEPAAELNTKPCSKDLINLGGSPATISEVNIDILPCEKRNFGSEKSSSEHIPESNKAKYANASGNSEIISSNPLMKTDGHQKKTNQAFKGGSVESKLPSADAVEDDDDTLKLLQPASKDQKQTDVDVVCHGASGDAQEKLTSQLQPRDSAHEPSLSRQRWQKKRELAEVCSEKFRAVSPQPLPSPTDVNVKTAQSCAEEHIAKISADSSSTKTSQNATVKERPLSARERRRLKQSREEMFPSVIPARRAGSSAVVEGKSRTANHVKVAQSSSDPSISQKSRVTHRLSDDELSSSTSSTEKSDGDSKEKKSSKSEVNELVQLMTWTLKTDPTENSECSVTSTPAPEFKLHRKYRDTLILHGKSPEESEDFKFEEVPSDMLPGPEKMRRMVEVLRSDVVRGLGVKLLERVYSIMEEEDEEKRELQLREQMGDKYVSYGVKVRHLKFLEENAQF, encoded by the exons ATGGGCTTCTGTGAAGGAGGAGACCTGTATCACAGACTCAAGGAGCAGAAGGGCAAACTTCTGCCAGAAAATCAGGTGGTAGAATGGTTTGTCCAGATTGCCATGGCACTGCAG TACTTAcatgaaaaacacattcttcACAGAGACCTTAAAACTCAAAACGTTTTTCTGACAAGAACAAATATAATCAAAGTGGGTGACCTGGGAATAGCCAGAGTGCTGGAAAACCAGTGTGACATGGCCAGCACTCTCATAGGCACTCCGTACTACATGAGCCCCGAGCTCTTTTCTAACAAACCCTACAACTACAAG TCTGATGTTTGGGCTTTAGGCTGCTGCGTCTATGAAATGGCCACACTGAAACACGCCTTTAATGCTAAAGACATGAACTCTTTGGTTTATCGAATCATTGAAGGAAAG CTGCCTCCCATGCCGAAGGATTACAGCCCACAGCTGGTGGAAATAATACAAACCATGCTCAGTAAAAAACCCGAGCAAAGGCCTAGTGTGAAAAGCATACTGAGACAGCCGTACATCAAGCAGCAAATTGCGCTGTTTTTGGAAGCTACAAAGAT gaAGGCAGCCAAAAGTCAGAAGCAAATGGCGGGTTCCAAACTTAAAGATGCTGCTTCTGTGGTCCCAGTGAAGAATGAATCTCATAACAAGAACGTTACACCCCCAAACAGCTCCTCTGAGCGAGGGAGGAAATGCAGAGTT AATGAGGAAGACTGTGCCATCAAATGTAAAGCCAGCAAGTTTTGTTCGTCAGAGGAaccagctgctgagctgaatACAAAACCATGCAGTAAGGATTTGATCAATCTGGGAGGCTCCCCAGCAACAATTAGTGAAGTGAATATTGATATCTTACCATGTGAAAAGAGAAACTTTGGAAGTGAAAAGAGTAGCAGTGAGCATATTCCAGAGAGTAATAAGGCAAAGTATGCAAATGCTTCAGGGAATTCTGAAATAATATCCAGCAATCCATTGATGAAAACTGATGGACatcagaaaaagacaaatcaaGCTTTTAAGGGGGGAAGTGTTGAGTCTAAGCTCCCATCTGCTGATGCTGTGGAAGATGATGATGACACTTTGAAACTCCTGCAGCCTGCATCGAAAGACCAAAAGCAGACTGATGTG gaTGTTGTCTGTCATGGAGCTTCAGGGGATGCTCAGGAAAAACTTACCTCTCAATTGCAGCCTCGTGATTCTGCTCATGAGCCTTCTCTCTCACGGCAGCgatggcagaagaaaagagagctgGCTGAAGTCTGTTCAGAGAAG ttCAGAGCGGTTTCTCCTCAGCCTTTACCTTCTCCTACTGATGTGAATGTAAagacagcacaaagctgtgcagaaGAGCATATTGCCAAAATCTCCGCAGATTCCAGTAGCACCAAAACCAGTCAAAATGCCACTGTAAAG GAGCGGCCTTTGTCAGCAAGAGAACGAAGGCGGCTGAAGCAGTCTCGGGAAGAGATGTTTCCCTCTG TGATCCCAGCAAGACGAGCAGGAAGTAGTGCAGTAGTTGAAGGAAAATCACGTACGGCAAATCATGTTAAAGTTGCTCAGTCTTCATCAGATCCCAGTATTTCTCAG AAAAGCAGAGTAACCCACCGCCTGTCTGATGATGAGCTAAGCTCTTCCACAAGCTCTACAGAGAAGTCTGATGGAGATTCCAAGGAGAA AAAAAGCAGTAAGAGTGAAGTGAATGAGCTGGTGCAGCTGATGACTTGGACACTGAAAACAGACCCTACAGAGAACTCTGAGTGCTCTGTAACCTCAACCCCAGCCCCAGAGTTTAAACTTCATAGGAAATACCGAGACACATTGATTTTGCATGGAAAATCACCTGAGGAATCAGAGGACTTCAAATTCGAAGAGGTTCCTTCAG ACATGTTACCAGGTCCTGAGAAGATGAGGAGAATGGTTGAAGTCCTGAGATCTGATGTGGTGCGAGGATTGGGAGTGAAACTTCTGGAGAGGGTGTACAGCATtatggaggaggaagatgaagagaagagagag ctgcagctgcGGGAGCAGATGGGAGACAAGTACGTGAGTTACGGTGTGAAGGTCCGGCACCTGAAATTCCTGGAGGAGAACGCGCAGTTCTGA
- the NEK4 gene encoding serine/threonine-protein kinase Nek4 isoform X3, which translates to MPLSAYCVLRAVGRGSYGDVSLVRHRQDGKQYVIKKLNLKQASSRERKAAEQEAQLLSQLKHPNIVAYRESWQGEDGLLYIVMGFCEGGDLYHRLKEQKGKLLPENQVVEWFVQIAMALQSDVWALGCCVYEMATLKHAFNAKDMNSLVYRIIEGKLPPMPKDYSPQLVEIIQTMLSKKPEQRPSVKSILRQPYIKQQIALFLEATKMKAAKSQKQMAGSKLKDAASVVPVKNESHNKNVTPPNSSSERGRKCRVNEEDCAIKCKASKFCSSEEPAAELNTKPCSKDLINLGGSPATISEVNIDILPCEKRNFGSEKSSSEHIPESNKAKYANASGNSEIISSNPLMKTDGHQKKTNQAFKGGSVESKLPSADAVEDDDDTLKLLQPASKDQKQTDVDVVCHGASGDAQEKLTSQLQPRDSAHEPSLSRQRWQKKRELAEVCSEKFRAVSPQPLPSPTDVNVKTAQSCAEEHIAKISADSSSTKTSQNATVKERPLSARERRRLKQSREEMFPSVIPARRAGSSAVVEGKSRTANHVKVAQSSSDPSISQKSRVTHRLSDDELSSSTSSTEKSDGDSKEKKSSKSEVNELVQLMTWTLKTDPTENSECSVTSTPAPEFKLHRKYRDTLILHGKSPEESEDFKFEEVPSDMLPGPEKMRRMVEVLRSDVVRGLGVKLLERVYSIMEEEDEEKRELQLREQMGDKYVSYGVKVRHLKFLEENAQF; encoded by the exons ATGCCCCTGTCCGCGTACTGCGTCCTGCGGGCTGTGGGCAGGGGCAGCTACGGGGACGTGAGCCTGGTGCGGCACCGGCAGGACGGCAAACAG TATGTCATCAAAAAGTTAAACCTGAAGCAGGCGTCCAGCCGGGAGAGGAAGGCAGCGGAGCAGGAGGCACAGCTGCTATCCCAGCTGAAACACCCCAACATAGTCGCCTACAGGGAGTCCTGGCAGGGGGAAGATGGACTGCTGTATATCGTTATGGGCTTCTGTGAAGGAGGAGACCTGTATCACAGACTCAAGGAGCAGAAGGGCAAACTTCTGCCAGAAAATCAGGTGGTAGAATGGTTTGTCCAGATTGCCATGGCACTGCAG TCTGATGTTTGGGCTTTAGGCTGCTGCGTCTATGAAATGGCCACACTGAAACACGCCTTTAATGCTAAAGACATGAACTCTTTGGTTTATCGAATCATTGAAGGAAAG CTGCCTCCCATGCCGAAGGATTACAGCCCACAGCTGGTGGAAATAATACAAACCATGCTCAGTAAAAAACCCGAGCAAAGGCCTAGTGTGAAAAGCATACTGAGACAGCCGTACATCAAGCAGCAAATTGCGCTGTTTTTGGAAGCTACAAAGAT gaAGGCAGCCAAAAGTCAGAAGCAAATGGCGGGTTCCAAACTTAAAGATGCTGCTTCTGTGGTCCCAGTGAAGAATGAATCTCATAACAAGAACGTTACACCCCCAAACAGCTCCTCTGAGCGAGGGAGGAAATGCAGAGTT AATGAGGAAGACTGTGCCATCAAATGTAAAGCCAGCAAGTTTTGTTCGTCAGAGGAaccagctgctgagctgaatACAAAACCATGCAGTAAGGATTTGATCAATCTGGGAGGCTCCCCAGCAACAATTAGTGAAGTGAATATTGATATCTTACCATGTGAAAAGAGAAACTTTGGAAGTGAAAAGAGTAGCAGTGAGCATATTCCAGAGAGTAATAAGGCAAAGTATGCAAATGCTTCAGGGAATTCTGAAATAATATCCAGCAATCCATTGATGAAAACTGATGGACatcagaaaaagacaaatcaaGCTTTTAAGGGGGGAAGTGTTGAGTCTAAGCTCCCATCTGCTGATGCTGTGGAAGATGATGATGACACTTTGAAACTCCTGCAGCCTGCATCGAAAGACCAAAAGCAGACTGATGTG gaTGTTGTCTGTCATGGAGCTTCAGGGGATGCTCAGGAAAAACTTACCTCTCAATTGCAGCCTCGTGATTCTGCTCATGAGCCTTCTCTCTCACGGCAGCgatggcagaagaaaagagagctgGCTGAAGTCTGTTCAGAGAAG ttCAGAGCGGTTTCTCCTCAGCCTTTACCTTCTCCTACTGATGTGAATGTAAagacagcacaaagctgtgcagaaGAGCATATTGCCAAAATCTCCGCAGATTCCAGTAGCACCAAAACCAGTCAAAATGCCACTGTAAAG GAGCGGCCTTTGTCAGCAAGAGAACGAAGGCGGCTGAAGCAGTCTCGGGAAGAGATGTTTCCCTCTG TGATCCCAGCAAGACGAGCAGGAAGTAGTGCAGTAGTTGAAGGAAAATCACGTACGGCAAATCATGTTAAAGTTGCTCAGTCTTCATCAGATCCCAGTATTTCTCAG AAAAGCAGAGTAACCCACCGCCTGTCTGATGATGAGCTAAGCTCTTCCACAAGCTCTACAGAGAAGTCTGATGGAGATTCCAAGGAGAA AAAAAGCAGTAAGAGTGAAGTGAATGAGCTGGTGCAGCTGATGACTTGGACACTGAAAACAGACCCTACAGAGAACTCTGAGTGCTCTGTAACCTCAACCCCAGCCCCAGAGTTTAAACTTCATAGGAAATACCGAGACACATTGATTTTGCATGGAAAATCACCTGAGGAATCAGAGGACTTCAAATTCGAAGAGGTTCCTTCAG ACATGTTACCAGGTCCTGAGAAGATGAGGAGAATGGTTGAAGTCCTGAGATCTGATGTGGTGCGAGGATTGGGAGTGAAACTTCTGGAGAGGGTGTACAGCATtatggaggaggaagatgaagagaagagagag ctgcagctgcGGGAGCAGATGGGAGACAAGTACGTGAGTTACGGTGTGAAGGTCCGGCACCTGAAATTCCTGGAGGAGAACGCGCAGTTCTGA
- the NEK4 gene encoding serine/threonine-protein kinase Nek4 isoform X1, giving the protein MPLSAYCVLRAVGRGSYGDVSLVRHRQDGKQYVIKKLNLKQASSRERKAAEQEAQLLSQLKHPNIVAYRESWQGEDGLLYIVMGFCEGGDLYHRLKEQKGKLLPENQVVEWFVQIAMALQYLHEKHILHRDLKTQNVFLTRTNIIKVGDLGIARVLENQCDMASTLIGTPYYMSPELFSNKPYNYKSDVWALGCCVYEMATLKHAFNAKDMNSLVYRIIEGKLPPMPKDYSPQLVEIIQTMLSKKPEQRPSVKSILRQPYIKQQIALFLEATKMKAAKSQKQMAGSKLKDAASVVPVKNESHNKNVTPPNSSSERGRKCRVNEEDCAIKCKASKFCSSEEPAAELNTKPCSKDLINLGGSPATISEVNIDILPCEKRNFGSEKSSSEHIPESNKAKYANASGNSEIISSNPLMKTDGHQKKTNQAFKGGSVESKLPSADAVEDDDDTLKLLQPASKDQKQTDVDVVCHGASGDAQEKLTSQLQPRDSAHEPSLSRQRWQKKRELAEVCSEKFRAVSPQPLPSPTDVNVKTAQSCAEEHIAKISADSSSTKTSQNATVKERPLSARERRRLKQSREEMFPSVIPARRAGSSAVVEGKSRTANHVKVAQSSSDPSISQKSRVTHRLSDDELSSSTSSTEKSDGDSKEKKSSKSEVNELVQLMTWTLKTDPTENSECSVTSTPAPEFKLHRKYRDTLILHGKSPEESEDFKFEEVPSDMLPGPEKMRRMVEVLRSDVVRGLGVKLLERVYSIMEEEDEEKRELQLREQMGDKYVSYGVKVRHLKFLEENAQF; this is encoded by the exons ATGCCCCTGTCCGCGTACTGCGTCCTGCGGGCTGTGGGCAGGGGCAGCTACGGGGACGTGAGCCTGGTGCGGCACCGGCAGGACGGCAAACAG TATGTCATCAAAAAGTTAAACCTGAAGCAGGCGTCCAGCCGGGAGAGGAAGGCAGCGGAGCAGGAGGCACAGCTGCTATCCCAGCTGAAACACCCCAACATAGTCGCCTACAGGGAGTCCTGGCAGGGGGAAGATGGACTGCTGTATATCGTTATGGGCTTCTGTGAAGGAGGAGACCTGTATCACAGACTCAAGGAGCAGAAGGGCAAACTTCTGCCAGAAAATCAGGTGGTAGAATGGTTTGTCCAGATTGCCATGGCACTGCAG TACTTAcatgaaaaacacattcttcACAGAGACCTTAAAACTCAAAACGTTTTTCTGACAAGAACAAATATAATCAAAGTGGGTGACCTGGGAATAGCCAGAGTGCTGGAAAACCAGTGTGACATGGCCAGCACTCTCATAGGCACTCCGTACTACATGAGCCCCGAGCTCTTTTCTAACAAACCCTACAACTACAAG TCTGATGTTTGGGCTTTAGGCTGCTGCGTCTATGAAATGGCCACACTGAAACACGCCTTTAATGCTAAAGACATGAACTCTTTGGTTTATCGAATCATTGAAGGAAAG CTGCCTCCCATGCCGAAGGATTACAGCCCACAGCTGGTGGAAATAATACAAACCATGCTCAGTAAAAAACCCGAGCAAAGGCCTAGTGTGAAAAGCATACTGAGACAGCCGTACATCAAGCAGCAAATTGCGCTGTTTTTGGAAGCTACAAAGAT gaAGGCAGCCAAAAGTCAGAAGCAAATGGCGGGTTCCAAACTTAAAGATGCTGCTTCTGTGGTCCCAGTGAAGAATGAATCTCATAACAAGAACGTTACACCCCCAAACAGCTCCTCTGAGCGAGGGAGGAAATGCAGAGTT AATGAGGAAGACTGTGCCATCAAATGTAAAGCCAGCAAGTTTTGTTCGTCAGAGGAaccagctgctgagctgaatACAAAACCATGCAGTAAGGATTTGATCAATCTGGGAGGCTCCCCAGCAACAATTAGTGAAGTGAATATTGATATCTTACCATGTGAAAAGAGAAACTTTGGAAGTGAAAAGAGTAGCAGTGAGCATATTCCAGAGAGTAATAAGGCAAAGTATGCAAATGCTTCAGGGAATTCTGAAATAATATCCAGCAATCCATTGATGAAAACTGATGGACatcagaaaaagacaaatcaaGCTTTTAAGGGGGGAAGTGTTGAGTCTAAGCTCCCATCTGCTGATGCTGTGGAAGATGATGATGACACTTTGAAACTCCTGCAGCCTGCATCGAAAGACCAAAAGCAGACTGATGTG gaTGTTGTCTGTCATGGAGCTTCAGGGGATGCTCAGGAAAAACTTACCTCTCAATTGCAGCCTCGTGATTCTGCTCATGAGCCTTCTCTCTCACGGCAGCgatggcagaagaaaagagagctgGCTGAAGTCTGTTCAGAGAAG ttCAGAGCGGTTTCTCCTCAGCCTTTACCTTCTCCTACTGATGTGAATGTAAagacagcacaaagctgtgcagaaGAGCATATTGCCAAAATCTCCGCAGATTCCAGTAGCACCAAAACCAGTCAAAATGCCACTGTAAAG GAGCGGCCTTTGTCAGCAAGAGAACGAAGGCGGCTGAAGCAGTCTCGGGAAGAGATGTTTCCCTCTG TGATCCCAGCAAGACGAGCAGGAAGTAGTGCAGTAGTTGAAGGAAAATCACGTACGGCAAATCATGTTAAAGTTGCTCAGTCTTCATCAGATCCCAGTATTTCTCAG AAAAGCAGAGTAACCCACCGCCTGTCTGATGATGAGCTAAGCTCTTCCACAAGCTCTACAGAGAAGTCTGATGGAGATTCCAAGGAGAA AAAAAGCAGTAAGAGTGAAGTGAATGAGCTGGTGCAGCTGATGACTTGGACACTGAAAACAGACCCTACAGAGAACTCTGAGTGCTCTGTAACCTCAACCCCAGCCCCAGAGTTTAAACTTCATAGGAAATACCGAGACACATTGATTTTGCATGGAAAATCACCTGAGGAATCAGAGGACTTCAAATTCGAAGAGGTTCCTTCAG ACATGTTACCAGGTCCTGAGAAGATGAGGAGAATGGTTGAAGTCCTGAGATCTGATGTGGTGCGAGGATTGGGAGTGAAACTTCTGGAGAGGGTGTACAGCATtatggaggaggaagatgaagagaagagagag ctgcagctgcGGGAGCAGATGGGAGACAAGTACGTGAGTTACGGTGTGAAGGTCCGGCACCTGAAATTCCTGGAGGAGAACGCGCAGTTCTGA